The Dissulfurirhabdus thermomarina region GCCCGGCCCCGGGGGCCGGGGAGATCCTCGCCCGGGCCGGCCTCGTGGCGGCGGCCGAGCGGTTCCGCCCCCTCGTTCCACCCGGGTGCCGGTGGGTGCCGGTGGCGCCGGTGGCGGCGGCGCTGGAACGGGTCGGCGCCTGGCGGGGGCCGGGCCCGGCGGTGGTCCTCGCCTCGGGCGACCCGCTCTTTTTCGGGATCGGCCGGCGCCTCCTCGAGGCCTTCGGGCCCGGCCGGGTGGCCGTGATCCCGGCGGTCACCAGCATCCAGCGGGCCTGCGCCGCCTTCCGCATCCCCTGGGACGACATGGCCTTCGTGAGCCTCCACGGGCGGGGGGACGACATCCTGCCCGCCCTGGCTCCGGCGCTCCTCCCCGGCCGGCCCGTGAAGGCGGCCGTCTTGACGGATGCGGGCCACGGGCCGGAACGGGTGGCGGCCGCCCTGGCCGAGCTGGCGCCGCGGGACCTGCGGCTCCACGTGGCCGAGGACCTGGGCGGCCCGGGAGAGCGCCTTTCGTCCTTCGCCCTCGAGGAGGCCGCGGCCCGGCGCTTCCACCCCCTCAACGTGGTCCTCGTCACCGGCCCGGCCCAGGGGCCGCCGCCGGCCTTCGGTCGGGCCGAGGCGGCCTACGCCACGGACGGAGGGCTCATCACCAAGCGGGAGGTCCGGGCCGTGGTCCTGGCCTTCCTCGAGCTGGCCGGGGCCGGGGTCCTCTGGGACGTGGGGGCCGGCAGCGGCGCGGTCTCCGTGGAGGCGTGCGGGCTGGTCCCGGGGCTCCGGGCCTTCGCCGTGGAACGGGACCCCCGGCGGATCGAGCACGTCCGGCGCAAC contains the following coding sequences:
- the cbiE gene encoding precorrin-6y C5,15-methyltransferase (decarboxylating) subunit CbiE, translating into MKATGMERGGAAAATGAEIFVVGVGVGDPGPAPGAGEILARAGLVAAAERFRPLVPPGCRWVPVAPVAAALERVGAWRGPGPAVVLASGDPLFFGIGRRLLEAFGPGRVAVIPAVTSIQRACAAFRIPWDDMAFVSLHGRGDDILPALAPALLPGRPVKAAVLTDAGHGPERVAAALAELAPRDLRLHVAEDLGGPGERLSSFALEEAAARRFHPLNVVLVTGPAQGPPPAFGRAEAAYATDGGLITKREVRAVVLAFLELAGAGVLWDVGAGSGAVSVEACGLVPGLRAFAVERDPRRIEHVRRNRARFFVPGLVPVAGEAPAALAGLPDPDRVFLGGGAGRPGLLDAVLPRLGRGGRLVATAATLETLHRLLEGFSGRGFRTEVTEVQAARGRALGGGTGLSGLNPVFVVAARREPAA